The following are encoded in a window of Pyrenophora tritici-repentis strain M4 chromosome 6, whole genome shotgun sequence genomic DNA:
- a CDS encoding CypX, Cytochrome P450, which yields MLASLNGLQASVAIFIFILIYYNLRKWQMSRKLKRLGARAPEIQSSWPFGIDFIYKYVVASANNQEISFFASCLASASYKDSSSTISSSGTKTSTSTIKGSCMTAQLNSGLSGRLVLTVDPSNIKTLVSEMSDYGKGERFHEVWKEFIGDSIFAIDGELWGKTRTKMKPIFFKENVVDTAIFEGHVAQLIDILDERGDRSESPDLLNVFLRYTFDVATDFLFSEATNCLKFPQLRVAEAFKYILQRQSDLDNMDEFSWLLSRTKFRQELKVLDDFVYPYIYKSLALTSDQLQSKLSSRDNLLDSLALHTRDAKFLRDQMITILVAGRDTTAVTLSFLFFELSRNPVVLETLKKEIVDKIGEGDAATTPSVKDLQEMKMLNAVIDETFRFYPPVPLNFRCALRDTTLPRGGGEDGMQPIGVLKGTKVLFSIMLVHKNPDLYPAIEGKRFHDPNKWIPARWLDADEGRKCWTPELWNFLPFHHGKRACPGQKFAQVEIAYTVARILQTYKTIKIMGWDQADSKGRDLECRVAVTMSPAEELKYVFAR from the exons ATGCTAGCTAGTCTCAACGGGCTGCAAGCGAGTGTTGCCATTTTCATATTCATTCTGATCTACTACAATCTTCGAAAATGGCAAATGTCAAGAAAGCTCAAGAGGCTTGGTGCAAGGGCGCCCGAAATCCAATCCTCTTGGCCGTTTG GCATTGATTTCATCTACAAATACGTGGTTGCTAGCGCCAATAATCAAGAGATCAGCTTTTTCGCCTCTTGCCTTGCGTCTGCTAGCTACAAGGACTCTTCCTCGACCATCTCGTCCTCGGGTACCAAAACCTCTACCTCAACCATTAAGGGCTCTTGTATGACTGCCCAGCTAAATAGTGGACTGTCTGGTCGTCTTGTTCTGACTGTCGATCCCTCCAACATCAAAACCCTTGTGAGCGAGATGTCCGATTATGGCAAGGGCGAACGGTTTCACGAAGTCTGGAAAGAATTCATTGGCGACAGTATCTTCGCCATTGACGGTGAGCTATGGGGAAAGACAAGAACCAAGATGAAGCCCATATTTTTCAAAGAAAATGTAGTCGACACAGCGATATTTGAGGGCCACGTAGCCCAGTTGATAGATATTCTAGACGAACGAGGTGATCGATCAGAAAGCCCAGATTTGTTGAACGTCTTCTTAAGGTATACGTTTGACGTAGCGACAGACTTCCTCTTCTCAGAAGCAACGAATTGTTTGAAATTCCCCCAGTTGAGAGTGGCGGAAGCATTCAAGTATATCCTTCAGAGGCAGAGTGACCTTGACAACATGGA CGAATTCTCCTGGCTTCTCTCCCGCACGAAATTCCGTCAAGAGTTGAAGGTTTTGGACGATTTTGTCTATCCTTACATCTACAAGTCTCTAGCCTTGACGTCCGATCAACTCCAATCCAAACTCTCGTCTCGCGATAACCTCCTCGACTCTCTCGCACTCCACACTCGCGATGCCAAATTCCTGCGCGACCAAATGATCACCATACTCGTTGCCGGCCGTGACACCACGGCTGTAACACTCTCTTTCCTGTTCTTTGAGTTGAGCCGAAACCCTGTTGTTCTCGAGACGCTAAAAAAGGAAATTGTGGATAAAATTGGAGAGGGAGATGCAGCAACTACGCCCAGCGTCAAAGATCTGCAAGAAATGAAGATGTTGAACGCAGTCATTGACGAGACGTTTCGTTTCTACCCTCCAGTCCCGCTCAATTTCAGGTGTGCTTTGAGAGACACAACATTACCAAGAGGAGGAGGGGAAGATGGAATGCAGCCGATTGGTGTCCTGAAGGGTACAAAGGTGCTATTTTCAATCATGTTGGTACATAAAAATCCCGATCTATATCCCGCGATAGAGGGGAAGAGGTTTCACGACCCAAACAAGTGGATACCAGCAAGATGGCTGGATGCTGATGAAGGAAGGAAATGTTGGACACCAGAGCTTTGGAACTTCTTGCCATTCCATCATGGAAAGAGAGCCTGCCCCGGCCAAAAGTTTGCGCAGGTCGAGATTGCCTACACAGTGGCTAGGATTTTGCAGACATATAAGACAATCAAGATTATGGGCTGGGATCAGGCAGATAGTAAGGGAAGGGATTTGGAGTGCAGAGTCGCGGTTACGATGAGTCCAGCTGAGGAACTCAAGTATGTATTCGCGAGATGA
- a CDS encoding Mating-C multi-domain protein translates to MDDLNMAAFRPRSLSPKVPDRMSLRMHAGNPMTPVHSPHHSVTSSASSRTPVHFLTIHEYRKQQHTPTLLRKGTPPGKTLRRKPAASTLSNIERVPSVAPPERSESAPSLRPLHFSQSAYQLKSNEPHFEQLPLLDWPLRSQSAVPFAKTGSVSSISTTNSVSKVRYFNSRKRLPKPLVNRDPASLPPPLANLHSAQPRRSSPPAALSFSSAERTNSREAQTTSTPSTFSVSRFPQPPRQVNPPLSPSHNEGEPTRINPQNYPTTAPATPPATPATIHYRGASFDVVNPHDSLLLHDIVTPSRDFDSSDYLPLRTSEDAYSEMAPKRAVYGDFRAAHAGILRRPEDSPRQSNADLPLPPTPAAVSANSSSYTSPLYSPESDNALPPLPARSSARLSRFSLKELTRSLTKRLGKTPVKIQCEELRDMRDQNISRASISKNGEYPRPLDQTYVTTPETSYFPVGPMSPMTPVSPASLQSFHAFSPEQNGMEIAQMDEEDEVEVEPLSSMIPDEPSTQIGRIDDSQLPYSVEGGFAKPYYDDLDSIYPSSSIYTGDNRHRSHYQQDSASTRNSHGNQLARYSNANTNNFVNGNNHDSLYDYSSSNRVDRQMLHMFAQEAYQRSVEEGDPKADTISKLIDEYNPNETTDTTLPTPHEENTDVGGHNESGSHPFVNRAAVAHVHQTMVEPDVRRFVTPHYDNIISPVERVVSRRPTFTQHPGLPPHRAAPLAPPFEYDDALFIPSYPGQSGLLSQSSGYSYGNTRELLQISPSNTPVKLVATHILEPSSSYSQPEVKPLEPSSSYSQAESAQSPSTPKEALDQAEQIFQDTVDKHQSSSKIPAMWARRNSASLLLIKTLTNRSSGAPQDVENPFTGEGGATAEEKADWETVGGDSPGSKARESMDSIADYSSSEGTRNSLGLTSERSLPSWANQAVSPARSDYYNHLSPKRTEQHHHFSSSPPELRPRAIIRTAPNVSSSPMAISAPVSRTTPVLHLSTHPEDVLGRGAVEQPYAFAPWADRYAFSDKETQELLASGPNDNIIVDQQSVAPKHQARRDQRSQSDDTVATSSTADESSFESSPVGLERENTFEKFSIVGPKGNLTGTPRGTGMHEAGSSIADTSSPGVKLSSSVGRQSTRSDYNGFYASPFPATGSVTRISQTLPQSTPEHIRISSETSFSPTPKGLSTTQEKSPNPGSRQHMRSSTTFLRSQRRTSRSAVPGQTKLRHMFLAPDIRSTTSTHGAHITRVMSGSDRPSTSDTSTPLRPSHPSLDIHSPPARSLLVQEHSPHLLCIERDTNPADEARRRKLSWIILGAFCLLPPTILLFRFLGDNIIASVTGGRLGHVTPQSKRTALIAGIAVNVGLVTVLLVPILVAHAMKAV, encoded by the exons ATGGACGATTTGAATATGGCGGCATTCCGCCCCCGCTCGCTGTCACCCAAAGTCCCTGATCGGATGTCACTGCGAATGCATGCTGGCAATCCTATGACACCTGTCCACTCTCCACACCATTCGGTGACATCTTCTGCTTCCTCCCGAACTCCCGTTCACTTCCTCACCATCCACGAGTATCGCAAGCAGCAACACACGCCCACGCTTCTGCGAAAGGGAACACCACCAGGAAAAACTCTCCGGAGAAAGCCTGCAGCGTCTACCTTGAGTAACATCGAACGCGTGCCTTCTGTAGCTCCTCCAGAGCGTTCAGAATCTGCCCCATCACTACGTCCTCTTCACTTTTCGCAATCAGCTTATCAGCTCAAGTCAAACGAGCCGCATTTCGAGCAACTGCCGCTGCTTGATTGGCCGCTTCGATCGCAATCCGCAGTGCCGTTTGCGAAAACAGGTAGCGTATCGAGCATTTCAACTACCAATTCGGTTAGTAAGGTTCGTTACTTCAACTCGAGAAAGAGACTGCCAAAGCCGCTTGTCAACAGAGACCCTGCATCTCTGCCTCCCCCGCTTGCAAACCTACACTCTGCCCAACCACGGCGCTCGTCTCCACCCGCTGCCTTGAGCTTCTCGTCCGCTGAGCGCACAAACTCAAGGGAAGCCCAAACCACATCTACACCCTCGACATTTTCAGTGTCCCGATTCCCGCAGCCGCCCCGCCAGGTAAACCCGCCGCTATCTCCATCCCATAATGAAGGAGAGCCCACCCGCATAAACCCACAGAACTACCCGACGACTGCGCCTGCGACACCGCCTGCAACTCCCGCAACTATCCATTATCGTGGCGCATCGTTCGACGTGGTAAACCCTCATGATTCGCTGTTACTGCACGACATCGTCACACCCTCACGAGATTTTGATTCGAGTGACTATCTCCCCCTGCGGACCTCTGAAGACGCTTACTCCGAG ATGGCGCCCAAACGAGCTGTGTACGGTGACTTCCGTGCAGCACATGCAGGTATTCTGAGACGTCCCGAAGACTCTCCCAGACAGTCCAACGCCGATCTCCCGCTTCCACCAACACCCGCTGCTGTGAGCGCCAATTCGTCATCATACACTTCCCCACTCTATAGTCCGGAATCCGATAATGCGCTTCCCCCGTTACCCGCCAGGTCATCAGCCCGCCTGTCGCGTTTTTCTTTGAAAGAATTGACTCGCAGTCTCACCAAAAGGCTGGGAAAGACGCCCGTAAAGATACAATGTGAGGAGCTGCGGGACATGCGTGACCAAAACATCAGCAGGGCGTCAATAAGTAAGAATGGAGAGTACCCACGCCCGCTGGACCAAACATATGTCACTACGCCAGAGACCTCGTACTTCCCAGTCGGTCCAATGTCCCCAATGACACCCGTCAGCCCTGCTTCTCTCCAAAGCTTCCACGCATTCTCACCCGAGCAGAACGGAATGGAAATTGCGCAAATGGACGAAGAGGATGAAGTCGAGGTCGAGCCACTCTCGTCCATGATACCAGATGAACCATCTACCCAGATCGGGCGGATAGACGACTCCCAATTGCCATATTCTGTAGAAGGCGGCTTTGCGAAACCCTACTACGACGACCTCGACTCAATATACCCGAGCTCATCCATCTACACTGGAGATAACCGGCACAGATCGCACTACCAGCAGGATTCCGCAAGCACACGCAATAGTCATGGCAATCAATTGGCTCGGTATAGCAATGCGAACACAAACAATTTTGTGAATGGAAACAACCATGACAGCCTGTACGATTACAGCAGCTCTAATAGGGTTGACCGCCAGATGTTGCACATGTTTGCCCAAGAGGCATACCAGCGTTCAGTTGAGGAAGGGGATCCGAAAGCGGACACAATCAGTAAACTTATCGACGAGTACAACCCCAATGAAACAACAGACACGACTTTGCCTACGCCCCACGAAGAAAACACAGACGTAGGAGGCCATAACGAATCGGGTTCACACCCTTTTGTGAACCGTGCAGCCGTCGCTCATGTCCATCAGACAATGGTCGAGCCAGATGTCCGTCGGTTTGTCACACCCCATTACGATAACATCATTTCTCCGGTTGAGCGCGTTGTCTCTAGGCGGCCTACTTTTACTCAACACCCCGGCTTACCTCCTCATAGGGCGGCTCCTCTCGCGCCACCGTTTGAGTATGATGATGCATTATTCATCCCGTCTTATCCCGGGCAGTCTGGTCTTCTCTCACAAAGCTCCGGCTATTCGTATGGCAATACGCGGGAGCTGTTGCAGATATCACCGTCCAATACCCCAGTCAAACTTGTTGCCACACATATCTTGGAGCCGTCCTCGTCCTACTCCCAACCAGAAGTCAAACCGCTTGAGCCTTCGTCTTCATATTCGCAAGCTGAGAGTGCGCAAAGCCCAAGCACCCCCAAAGAGGCACTCGATCAGGCCGAACAAATTTTTCAAGACACTGTCGACAAGCACCAGAGCAGTAGCAAGATACCCGCGATGTGGGCTAGGCGCAACTCAGCGAGCCTCTTGCTAATCAAGACGTTGACAAATAGGTCGTCTGGCGCCCCCCAAGACGTTGAGAATCCTTTCACAGGCGAAGGTGGAGCTACAGCAGAGGAGAAAGCTGACTGGGAGACTGTTGGCGGAGACAGCCCTGGTTCAAAAGCTCGTGAGTCAATGGACAGCATTGCGGACTACAGCAGCAGTGAGGGCACTCGTAACAGCCTTGGTCTAACCTCGGAGAGGTCACTTCCTTCCTGGGCTAATCAGGCCGTTTCTCCGGCTCGATCAGATTACTACAACCATCTAAGTCCGAAACGCACCGAACAACATCACCATTTCAGCTCTTCGCCACCGGAATTGAGGCCTCGCGCTATCATTCGTACCGCACCGAATGTGTCGTCTTCTCCAATGGCTATTAGCGCACCCGTTTCGAGAACCACACCTGTGCTTCATTTGTCTACACACCCCGAAGATGTTTTGGGACGTGGTGCTGTCGAGCAGCCTTATGCATTTGCTCCTTGGGCAGACCGATACGCCTTTAGCGACAAAGAGACCCAAGAGCTGCTGGCTTCCGGTCCCAATGATAATATTATTGTCGACCAGCAGAGTGTCGCACCCAAGCACCAGGCGCGTAGGGATCAGCGATCTCAAAGCGACGATACCGTAGCGACATCAAGCACTGCAGATGAGAGTTCCTTTGAAAGCAGCCCTGTAGGCCTCGAACGCGAGAACACGTTTGAGAAGTTTTCAATTGTCGGCCCAAAAGGCAATCTCACTGGTACTCCTAGAGGTACAGGCATGCACGAGGCTGGTAGCAGCATTGCGGATACTAGCAGCCCAGGTGTGAAGCTGAGTTCAAGCGTCGGTCGTCAGAGCACCCGTTCAGACTACAACGGGTTCTATGCATCGCCGTTCCCCGCTACAGGCAGCGTCACTCGCATCAGTCAAACTCTGCCACAGAGCACACCAGAGCATATTAGAATATCGTCTGAGACGTCTTTCTCCCCTACACCAAAGGGTCTAAGCACAACTCAGGAAAAGTCTCCGAATCCAGGTTCCCGCCAGCATATGCGCAGCTCTACCACATTCCTACGTTCACAGCGTCGCACGAGCCGGTCTGCTGTGCCAGGACAGACGAAGCTCCGGCACATGTTTCTTGCTCCAGACATTCGATCGACTACTTCGACTCATGGTGCTCATATTACACGGGTCATGAGCGGAAGCGACCGTCCATCGACTAGTGACACGAGCACTCCGCTACGTCCTTCACACCCAAGCCTCGATATACATTCTCCTCCTGCACGAAGCCTGCTTGTTCAAGAGCATTCGCCTCATCTCCTCTGTATAGAGCGCGATACCAATCCTGCTGATGAGGCACGGCGACGCAAATTGTCATGGATAATTCTTGGAGCATTCTGCCTTCTGCCGCCCACCATCCTTCTCTTTCGCTTCCTAGGAGACAACATCATCGCTTCGGTTACAGGAGGTCGCCTTGGCCACGTCACGCCGCAGTCGAAGAGAACAGCACTCATCGCTGGTATCGCCGTTAATGTTGGCCTTGTCACTGTGCTTTTGGTTCCTATATTGGTTGCCCATGCGATGAAGGCGGTATGA